From Enoplosus armatus isolate fEnoArm2 chromosome 23, fEnoArm2.hap1, whole genome shotgun sequence:
gtttcctcgCAGCGCTTCTAGAATATTGTGTACCCACTCCAACAGCCCTCACCCCGTCCCACTACCTAACACAAAAAGTAGTATCTTTTGTATCGTGGTGTATCTCATCTGGACGAAGTAATAGTACTGTAGTGGCCTTTTTAGGCCTAACTGTTTGAAGAGACAATTTTGCCCATAGCTCCATTCCATCTTGTCTGTGTAATTCTGTGAATTCTATAGCCAAGTTATGTGCAGAGCCCAGTGTTGGTAATGTGGAGTGGGTATCAGAGGGTATTAGTGTGCGGATTAGGGGGTTTATTTAGGATTTATGGGAAAACACGTAGGTACCAAGATAGGTGCCAGTTTTCAACTCCCTGTGTCTGTTTTGTCCCATCTTTCTGCCTCCCATTCTCTTCAACCTCACCCGTGGTTTGTGCTCTCcgtttgtctccctctgtcttgcttttttttttttaaatgtccctCTGGTCCATTCGTGCACCTTCCCCTGCGCGTTTCTCTATACTGCTTTACGCCCGACCTGTTCCTTCATCTAATTCAGCTATCTGGGACTTCTCTCTCAGTCACCAGTGCTTGGTTCCCCCGTTGGTTGGTACTTTCACTGTCTTCCTGTTGGTTTAAAGCGCAGTAGGTGAGTTTATGGTGATGTTTTGtcccctgctgtgtttttctacTCCTGCTGGTTTTTCATCCATGTACCAATCTCATCCCTTTTTCCTTATATAAACGTTGGCTATTACAAAACTTTTAACCAAAAACTGGGGAGGTCTACTTACAATTGGCAATGCTTAATGACTTGATAAAACAGATAAATTATTGCTTAGGCTTCTGTATTAGATGCCCCTAGCCTTGGTCCTGTCTCATTCCTGGCTACTCAGTGTTCtccttctgccccccccccccccccccccccatatacAGAGCTGGTTGTGCAGCTCTGTATTAGTGATGAGTGTGTTGCCGATGCCAACGTTGTGGTGTGATGGCACGGTCGCAGCGATGGGTAACACCCTGTAAGTCTGTTATAGTATGTCACGGCATAGGCAGAGCgctgtgatgtcatcatcatGCTGCTCCATAGTTGCTCAAGACCGATAGGACGCAGGCAGAACCGAGGGCTGTTGTAAAGTGGCCGTCAACTCATATCACAGTTGGCTGTGGTCAGGTCAGGTGTTGTTCGTGTCACCTGACCACGTCGAACTGTGATGCAGTGTCGCATTGGGAAGTCCTTTAAAAGGCGTGGACAGAGCCGACAGCAGCTACTTGATGGCAGCACAAGCAGGGTTGTTAGCCAGGGAAGTTATCCTTTAAGTACCAATATACTACATGGGGATGTGCCTTCCCCAAAAACACAAGTTCTGACTGTGCTTTACCACTGCTATTGCTCCATCATTGTATGTCCTTTCCTTTGTGCCTGTAGCCACTAATTGCTCTTTCCATCGTATCACTTTTTTGTGTCAGAGAAAGTACTGGATGTGTTACAATCGAGCACCAGGATGCTAGTTTTGTGTGGAATGGACgcagctgttttctgttgccGGAGTAATTACGTCACGAACACAGTCACGAACAAACAGCTGTTATCCAAGCACGCATGCCTttggcttgttgttgttgttgttgttgttttggatcAAAAGATGTACACTCTGCATTTCTGCGCCACCCAGGTGCGGCACCTGTCATGAACTCCCAGGTTACCATGGTCAAAGACATGGTAAACTGCTTTTACTCCTGTGCTTTAAAGTAGGACCAGTTGAGTCATTTTGGACTGGTCATTTTTGACTGGTTGAGAGTGACATCCTGCTCTGAGACACTTGATAAATGCAATCTACAATGATCTCCCCTCCACTTTGTATCTCATCAGTTGTTTCAAGATGAAGATTGATACCAGCCTGACTATGCCCCAGCTTCCAGAGGCCCTGTCCCAGGCAGGCCTTCAGTTTTCTGTGGCCACTGAGGAGGACTTCGATGAGATCATGGCTATGAGCCAGGACATCTATGGAGGCCTTGACTACCTGCCCACTAGATACACCAGCTGGCTGCAGGAGACCAACCGCACAGTCATATTGGCTCGCAAACAGGGAAAAGTGGTAAGTTcgatgaaaatatgaaaatgttttaaaacgaTGGGGTTAAGAAAAGGCAGAATTCTTGTGTTTTATAAGCAAAGTCACTGTAACATTTTGCTAAGTAATATGTCactgccaaacactgctgcaggcACCCAATGTAGTACAAATAAAACCATATGCATGTCCACTGAGCCCTTAGGTCAACTGGCAGTTTCAACAGGAAGCGGATCCGTTATGCGATGCAATTCACTACAACAGCTACAAGGATGTATGGAGACTGTGTTAACGTTTGATCAgaccatatactgtataaaagaagtggacgttgCCATTGTGACGTCACTCATTGGTTTGTGGAATACAGACTCGCTAAAATAGGAATAGGAGATAGGAATTTTCAGGCTTGCTGCTCTGCTCCAGCTACGAGAGTGATGTACAGTTCCAAAAAGGACCATGTTAATGTGAACGTCTCCTGTGATGCCTTGCAGATTGCTCTGGAGTcggtgtgtgtgattgatgagGGGGAGACAATGCTGGTGGAAGGTCTCCGTGTCGCCCCTCAGGAAAGGGGCAAGGGTGTGGCAGGAGTTCTGCTGCGCTTTTGCTCCGAGCTGGTCAAGTCCAAGTACCCAGAGGTCAAAGTAAGCCGCTTGACCCGTGATGATCAGCTTGGACCAAAAGACTTCCAGAAGTATCGCATCATAACCAAGCAGGTACCAGCAACGAAAGCAGACTATAGgtcctttctttgttttggtctaTACTCACCGTCAATGGCTGTAATTAATGACCGAAATGTTTCACGTTTACTGTTGCAGTTCTTCATGAGCTCACGCGTTGGTTTTCGTCTCTACAGGGTATTCTGCTGGTGCGCTTCAGAGCTGAAGACCTCAAGCTCCGTCTGCAGGAGCTTGGTCTGGGTGGAGACATCCAATCGTCTTTGTCCACCTCCCCCTCCAACCCCCCTCCGGTGCATCTTGACCAAACAACTATCCACCGGCTGTATCTGACCACTGACCTGATGCAGGGGGTCCTTCCTAATGCCACCATTATTCAAGATTGGCAGCCATTCAAGCCTTTGCCGAGTAACATGGCCATCCTACTGAAGAAGGACATTGACTGGATGGTGGATGACGTGTCCAACCCTACTGTGGCCAGCCTCTGTACCTTCCCTTTCAGGGTGCCCATTGGAGACGACTGGTAactgtcctttttttatttattcataatgcCAAGCAGATGTTGCAAGTTAAGTCAGGGACAACTGTTGTCCCTAAGAAAGTGTAAAACAATGTGATGTGCACTGCTGTCTACCATAGCATCGTTTGATTGTACCAGTGGGGGGGGTGCCAGAATTGCAAATATATTAGAAACTACATACATACTACATACAAACTATATAGTGGCTTTAAGATACTCAtaatatttaagtatttaagattatttttccTCAGTCAACTGGtccacttttttttaaccaggtATTACCTGAACATTGATATGTTCGGTAAAGACCTGGACCTGGTTCGGCAGCAGTTCTTGTGCCACCTGCAGCGCCACACCGCCACCCTAAAGGGTCACGTGATGTGCCAGATGTTCCTGGATCCACCTCTCTGGAAGCCCATGGCCGAATTCTGCCACAACACCTTGAGCGTGGAGCTGGTGAAGGAGTATACTGAGCAGTGCGTGGTGGAGTCAGATATCGTCTAGTTACAGAAGGTGGATGGGAAGGAGTAGAAGATGAAGGAGCCAGAAAGGAATGAAGACAAAGGTCTAGACAACAAGGAATGGACACAACACAATTACAcgtaacagaaaaacacaaacctctTTACTGAGAAAACAGAAACCAAGCAAACGAAATGTAGTTtcgacaaaacaaaacaactttccTGAATGCAGTAAATTAGATTCAataatacataaacaaatacaggGCGTGGGCATAAAATGATGAACATCATATAATCAGCTACAATAGGTCTGTGACAAATACTACATTTGTAAAGATTCTGATATTCAACTGGTGTCAGAGATGTGTTGATACAACTTTACGGTCGTTTTTAAGTACCATTTTTTAAGGCCATAGTTTTGAGGTGTACTTAATATTTTGTGATCCCAATATACATGCATACCTTTGAGTAGAGGTCTATGGAAACCATGGAAAACATAACCGAACTCAAAGTGTATCgatttgttttgaagaaaagaagagaccTAATCCGAACGGGGTTTCAGGGGCGGTCAGCACTATGAAGGTGGTTTACAACTGGTCAACGGTGCAAGTGTTCACCAAAGCTGAGCTCGGCTTGAAAGCCACAGCAAATGAATCCAGCCAGGGTCCTGCAATTGCCGATTTTGGTCCAAAACATTGTCGTGTGACCAGAGGCTGCCCAATGCAACAGCGCTACAAACGATGGCCTCAAAAGTGACCATAGAGCTGAATCATCACCTTATTCAAATTGCAATTAAGTTTCATTACAATGGGAACTGGTGTTTTTCAATATTATGTCCACCTCCTGTATGCCGTATGACATGGAAAGGTGTAATAAGAGTGATGAGCTCGGGGAAGCTTTCTCACACCGGTAGCAGTGATGTAACCTAAAACCTAAAAACAGTCAACATGCAAATGCTATATGCTTAAAGTACCCTTAGGGCATCTCAAACCTTTCatctctatttttttctgtaaatatgaaCCTTCTAAATATGTACACAAGCTGAGTTGGGTTACTAAATCTGCACAACTCTGAAGGCACTTTATTAAGACTACACGGACACGGTCGTGTCTACGTTAAATTGAAAAGGAGTAGTTCAGGATCAAATAGGGGTAATTTACAGATCCCGTCACCCTAATGTAAATGGGTGCATCTATTCACTAGTATTACCTTACTTAGgaacatcaacaacaaatctctgcagaaacaacaaacaaagtctGTTAGTGAAATGAACATGCTCAGTCACAAAATGGCTGACAATTTATCCTTTGTTATGGTCAGGCTTATGTCttagcttttgtctttttttttttgtttcaaatatttgacTGTACATATATGTTACTAATTTAATACTCTCACTTAAATGCTGCAATAAAATTTTAACTGAAACGATTAACTTCTGAAGCTGTAAGTGAAATCTAGGCTTACTTTCGTAGATCGCTAGCATAACGCCaaacaaaatgctaatgctTGAAAATGTGTAACAGACTACTGCGCAGTTTACTACTGGCTTCAGCTAACGCaggaagagggaaaggaaaTAACTGTGTTCAAATTAACAGAAATATACTGTTAGATGCTTTAACCGTCACTAATATTAGCTGGCAAAAACCTTTTGGGAAAAATAGCACTCCCTGTGAGCGTGCGAGACCGGTGTTCAGAGAAGGTTCAGCCATTTTAGAGCAATCTAATCTCTGATTTATCGTCTAGACATGAACAGAACACTGTGGATTATACCATGGCCAGGGACAGTGCTAATATCTGCGTGACTGGCACTTGTCCACTAAAATCAGGACACCTCAAACATAGTTCCAGTCAACAGCTTATTTAGTAAGGTGTTGGTTCTCCGTGAGCCTCtagaacagcttcagtgcccccccccccccccccccgcaactGATGACAATTTAGGCTCAATTTTTCGGCCGCGCTAACCGCATGGCTCCGTGGATGGCAATGTCTTGACTAtttgacattcatggttcccaagAGGGGACTTTTCATCGTGCCACCAGTAGGTCAAGGTTTTTACTGATCCAGTAAAATATGGACAACATTGAAATACAGAAATTTAGCACACGCATTCACGTTCCCCTCAAGGATCAATTGTAATAACCTGCCTTTTCATGTAGCACCGCCGTCAGGTCAATATCTCGGTTTGTCGAACTCTTcgggtttatgaccaaataaccTGCAAAATTAACGACaattcccgtcagcctcagtAACAACTTTTGTTCAAcgctgattagcaaatgttagcatgcttaacTGAGATGGGAAACATTATTCCCTAATGCTAAACATCATCACTTTAactgttattgtgagcatgttagcacgctgacattagcatttagctaaaaaaataaataaataaataaatggtgtgcctaagtacagcctaaCAAAGCTGCAGACTTTGGTCTGTCCTTTGGTAAGTGGCCATGGCATAAGCACAACACCGGACACCGATGTGTCACCCGTATAGAAAATAATTAACTTGGTGGAGGAAATAACACCCATTCTTTGGCCTCCACCTACGTGTAGTCCGTCTTCTTGTGCTAGGATGCCTGTATTACCACCTCTACTCGAGGCATCACATCAGGCCcaaatttctattttaatttCTCTAGTGACTAATTGCCACTGTGGCATTAAAATGACATCATGAGAGCatagcaccacacacacacacacacacacacacacacacactctctaaaTCTCCCTTTAAATGCCCATATAGAGGGTGTGAAAAAGCACCGTTCATCTGAGCCAGATAGGAATATCTTTTTGGAGAAACATCTCAGTTTGTATAGTACAATTTTACCTCCCCGTTGCCTTGACCAGCTTTTATCTTGACTTTGACCACCTTCCTCTTCTGGTATGCAATTTTCTAGGTGTGAGGATGACTGGGCCTATTTTCTGACGAAAGATAAATGATGAGAAAGCATTTATTccctgatggaaaaaaaaaggaaataaatcattaaacaggacagacactttttaaaatgattcattgagTGGTCATAATCCTCAACATATTGCAGGGAGCATAACAACATAGGAGGACAACTATCTTTTTACTCTATTGTTTGTAACCAAAGAAAGTCACCACTCATCTAAACTGATGTCCTATTATTTGCTGCCAGGAGTGAAGTGAAGATATGGAAGGTTGGAAAGCCATGGgagtcatttttttattttattttatacaattTGTTTCCTCGTGATCACAGAATATGTTTTGTGATCTATTTATGGAAGTATTTATAAAAAACGTTTTATCGTGATCACCAGGACCCGCCTTATCGTGTCAGTTGATATTGTGCGTTGGTAGCTCACACTCTGGTATacccaaaaaaaaagtagcaatTACTCAGTTTACCACAAACTCGTGTCACACAGTGAATCCAGAGCCCTGGGCCGGTCGACTGCtttgcctggttggtaatccaACTTTAGGTCTACCGCAGCTGCAGTGAAAGGGTTAGAAAATGTGGTCATAGTGTTTCATAGTGTGCCCTTGGCAATGAATAAGCAGACTAGTCTCATTAAAGGTGCAGTAGGCAATATTgtttaattataattttggttggaataactcattttgaccattgcattccgctaacaatatttaattgaaattcaaaatgtgtgtctgtgagcgcCTGCCCCCTTTGTATTTCGCTTTTTTTTtcggtctgaatcaaacaaccaatcagggttagccggcacataactggccaatcacagcgtCTCTGTGCAAACAAAAGGGTCATCCGGGTTCTACGtgtccctcccttcctctctgctggctgATTGGCCACGTATGTGCTAGGTAACCCACATGATTGGTGGTTTGATTCAAACTGggttcagtttttaaaaacaaaaaacgaaatACAAAGGGGCGAGAGATAGTTTTCCAGTGGTATGAAACAGTTGGTTTACGTCATAGTGACCTTTTGTTAGTTGATCATAGATCGTTCCCATCTACTTCTTTAGCCACATCCTCCAGCTAGTCTGGGGGATCTCAAGACATTCCCGGGTCTGATAGAACATGCATTCCCCGTCAGCATGTTCTTCGTCTTTCCTGTCCTGGAAACCCTCTAAAGTGAGGTGTTCAGGAGCAGTGGTTCTACTCTGAGTTCCTGACCCTGTCTTCAAGGGTGAGACCAGACACCCCGTGAAGACGACTCATTTGAGTCGCTTGTGTCCGCAATCTCATTTTCTTTAGCGATCATTTAGGGTTGGTAAATTAAGAGCTTTGCCTCGCCCCTGACAGTCCGGCACAGGGTCCACGTTACAGAATGATTGGTGCAGCAGTCATTTGCCTGTCGGTCTCGCATTCCGTCATATCCTCACTTGTGAACAATACCCCAAGATGCTTGAATTTCTTCGCCAATCTACCTGTCGACCCCACGTTGCATCTTACCCTCACTTGTAAACAAGACCCCAAGATACTTGAACTCAGGTTTCTTGCTGGCAGCTAATCACTCCCACCTCAGCGTTAGGACTCCACCGTTTTCCAGTAGAGTACCACGGCTTCAGACTTGGAGGTGCTAATCATAGTTTGAATTACCACAGGTGAATTTTGCTCGTCTTCGTCGAATGATCGCGAGAAGTCAGTTTGGGAAGGTTTTGTTGATTTTGTGATCACgaaaaaacaaagcttgttAATTTCAAGACCAATCATCTTAACCCATGTGCTGTACTGCCTTCTGTATGGAGATGACGTCTAGGAAGGGAAAGGTTTTAAAAGCCTTCATCCAGTGATTTAGAAATGTACATAAGCAGCTCCCCCCATCCCACCTCCTAACCCACACCCACTCACTACTAGTTAGTATAGTAAATTCTAACCAGCTGAGCAGTCGTTGAAACATACTCTGCACAAAAAGCTGGATATTTTCCTCACAATCAAATACACCCGCTGTTAAGTTCCGCATAACCCAACCGTAGTGTAACATAGAAAGTAGGGGTATCCTTCAACAGATTCCGTTAGACATGCTcattaacttatttttttttgttgtcttgtcatAATAATATGTAATACGTGTAAATACTGTACGCTGTGCTGGAAAGCCACTGGAGCTTGTGTGATGCCCCAGAATGACGACTTAATGTTAACACTTGAATGGCCAAAAAGTTTATGATAGCCTCATTTTGAAGgggggtgggaaaaaaaaaaaaatagttgcCAGTCGTGAATTTTTCTCTGAGAACCTGTCAACCCATCACTGATCACTTCgctttataaaaaataaaatctctatTTTCAGTGTTCACTCAATGCGCCCTGCTGCCACTTCCCTTTCCGCACCATTTCAGcatgctcttgtttttcttgagtCCCGACATTATCTGCTTCACGGCAGGTGAAGGTCGCGAGATTGCTGGCCACTTTCTTTGTCGTTTATTAAGGTTGGgagggggcttttttttttttttttttctctccaaggCTTTCTTTCCCATCTACAAATCAACAATCCATtgtaaaaaatgtgttgtttctttcaTCCATctaaaggcctc
This genomic window contains:
- the nat16 gene encoding histidine N-acetyltransferase, which codes for MKIDTSLTMPQLPEALSQAGLQFSVATEEDFDEIMAMSQDIYGGLDYLPTRYTSWLQETNRTVILARKQGKVIALESVCVIDEGETMLVEGLRVAPQERGKGVAGVLLRFCSELVKSKYPEVKVSRLTRDDQLGPKDFQKYRIITKQGILLVRFRAEDLKLRLQELGLGGDIQSSLSTSPSNPPPVHLDQTTIHRLYLTTDLMQGVLPNATIIQDWQPFKPLPSNMAILLKKDIDWMVDDVSNPTVASLCTFPFRVPIGDDWYYLNIDMFGKDLDLVRQQFLCHLQRHTATLKGHVMCQMFLDPPLWKPMAEFCHNTLSVELVKEYTEQCVVESDIV